One region of Salvelinus sp. IW2-2015 linkage group LG1, ASM291031v2, whole genome shotgun sequence genomic DNA includes:
- the rereb gene encoding arginine-glutamic acid dipeptide repeats protein isoform X4 produces MDDLFSPRRSLNSTQGEIRVGSSHQAKLPELQPRPVFGVQTQTENEELVWMPGVNDCDLLMYLRAARSMAAFAGMCDGGSTEDGCLAASRDDTTLNALNMLHASRYDAAKALQRLVKKPVPKLIEKCWSEDDVKRFIKGLRQYGKHFFRIRKELLPNKKTGELITFYYHWKKTPEAAGTRPYRQHRRQPSSRKAKTRAALATVNTPSQAQSLDVSSASEDDLDSEDSEQGTCGHCATTTSKDWQHGGRDNILLCTTCRTFYNKHGRLPPGPKPADPPFMFKPVKEEEEGNGKHGMRTRRSRAPLSSLRSGHKRRTGSPTSEDQQSSSHPSPAPSGASSTSNTSRSSCSDKTDSTKKPGKKIKEEVPLPKSTKRSRESAAQDPEEPERTATKRTKTQQGEQVECRSEGDGEAEGGEVEEECCSDSRSAQDDGSSDTKDIDQDNRSSSPSIPSPHQGNEGNESDSDSSAQQPQGAHQXAAETISAPAAAALAVTQTAPTVPPAQAAVSTTFLPPQGTSPSAEPGQVQAQAPPSPEPPQPAQAGQSAGYESGPPHSQPPPPSSHPISGPSPLPPPLGQALHPPSPVFQGPLPPPGSLPPTLPLHGAPTQGPRSQRPPPHIAREPPFSQAIPLTSGPQIKPPPTTPIPPSHKQQPPHLSSAPPFPQMPSNLPPPPALKPLNSLPNQHPPGAPPPPLQLMPQSLPMQQGLPPQPPVLTQLQNLPGRGSHSHSTLPSSGPSALHPVPSASAPSTMGPVPGLQPXFSSMPLRPSXGNPIGMGGSHVQIKEEPLDECEPESPPPPPRSPSPEPSVVDIASHASQSARFIKHLBRGYNSCSRTDLFFTPLASSKLAKKREEAVERSKREAEHNAREREREKDRERERERERERQEEKNARASSSSHDSRMSDVQMIGQVHMRSSFEQPPTSVAAVPPYIGPDTPALRTLSEYARPHVMSPTNRNHPFFVSLSPGDPLLAYHMPGLYAADPSMRERELRNLRERELRERMKPGFEVKPPEMETMHPSANPMEHFARHGALALPHIAGPPHHPFGHFHPAMQNHLERERQVLALAGPQMRPELSYAERLTAERLHAERMASVANDPAARLQMLNVTPHHHQHSHIHSHLHLHQQDPLNQGNGPHPLDPLAPGPRLARFPFPGGPIPNPLLNDLPHDHDMLRHPLFAYAAVAGAGYPRELQGPIPQMSAAHQLQAMHAQSAELQRLAMEQQWLHGHHHLQHGGPLPGQEDYYSRLKKEGDKPS; encoded by the exons ATGGACGACTTGTTCAGTCCGAGAAG GAGCCTGAACAGCACGCAGGGGGAGATCAGAGTGGGATCAAGTCATCAG GCCAAGCTCCCTGAGCTGCAACCACGCCCTGTGTTTGGTGTGCAGACTCAGACAGAGAATGAAGAGTTGGTGTGGATGCCAGGGGTCAATGATTGTGACCTCCTCATGTACCTCAGAGCTGCCAG GAGCATGGCAGCGTTTGCAGGAATGTGTGATGGAGGATCCACAGAGGATGGTTGTTTGGCGGCCTCTCGTGACGATACCACACTCAACGCTTTAAACATG TTACACGCCAGCCGCTATGACGCGGCTAAAGCTCTGCAGCGCCTAGTGAAGAAACCTGTGCCCAAACTTATTGAGAAATGTTGGTCAGAAGATGACGTG AAGCGGTTTATCAAAGGTTTGAGACAGTACGGTAAACATTTCTTCAGGATTCGCAAAGAGCTGCTGCCCAACAAGAAAACG GGTGAGTTGATCACATTCTACTACCACTGGAAAAAGACGCCCGAggctgcaggcacccggccctaCCGTCAGCACCGTAGACAGCCATCCTCACGCAAGGCCAAGACTCGCGCTGCCCTTGCCACTGTGAATACCCCCTCCCAGGCCCAATCAT tGGACGTGAGTTCGGCCAGTGAGGACGATCTGGACAGTGAAGACAGCGAGCAGGGCACCTGTGGACACTGTGCTACTACCA CCTCTAAGGACTGGCAGCACGGCGGCAGAGATAACATCCTCTTGTGTACCACCTGTCGGACCTTCTACAACAAACATGGCCGCCTGCCGCCCGGCCCCAAACCTGCTGACCCTCCCTTCATGTTCAAACCTgtcaaagaggaagaggagggcaaCGGGAAGCACGGCATGAGGACGCGACGCAGCAGAGCACCG TTGTCTTCACTAAGAAGTGGCCACAAGAGGCGGACCGGCTCTCCTACCAGTGAAGACCAGCAGTCCAGTAGCCATCCGTCTCCTGCACCCAGTGGAGCTAGCTCCACCTCCAACACATCCAGAAGCTCCTGCTCAGACAAGACTGACTCCACAAAGAAGCCTGGCAAG AAGATCAAGGAAGAGGTGCCCCTACCAAAGAGTACTAAACGTTCCAGGGAGAGTGCAGCCCAGGACCCAGAGGAGCCTGAGAGAACAGCAACTAAAAGAACGAAAACACAGCAG GGTGAACAGGTGGAGTGCCGGTCAGAGGGCGATGGAGAGgcagaggggggagaggtggaggaggagtgcTGCTCAGACAGCCGCAGTGCCCAGGACGACGGCAGCAGCGACACCAAAGACATCGACCAGGACAACCGCTCCTCCTCCCCCAGCATCCCCAGCCCTCACCAGGGCAACGAGGGCAACGAGAGTGACTCCGACTCCTCTGCCCAGCAGCCCCAGGGTGCCCACCAGGYGGCAGCAGAGACCATCAGTGCCCCTGCAGCTGCTGCCCTGGCTGTAACACAGACCGCACCGACTGTTCCTCCAGCGCAGGCTGCAGTCTCGACCACATTCCTGCCCCCCCAGGGCACCTCTCCCTCTGCAGAGCCTGGCCAGGTACAGGCCCAGGCACCCCCCTCCCCAGAGCCCCCCCAGCCTGCTCAGGCTGGTCAGTCAGCTGGCTATGAGTCAGGCCCACCACACAgccaacccccacccccctcctctcaccccatcTCTGGCCCATCACCCCTCCCTCCACCACTGGGACAGGCCCTTCATCCTCCATCTCCTGTGTTCCAgggtcctcttcctccacctggATCTCTTCCTCCCACCCTGCCCCTCCATGGTGCTCCCACCCAGGGCCCCCGCTCCCAGCGACCCCCTCCTCACATAGCCAGGGAACCTCCTTTCTCCCAGGCGATCCCCCTTACATCTGGTCCCCAAATCAAACCACCCCCAACCACACCCATCCCACCATCGCACAAGCAGCAGCCACCgcacctctcctctgctccccctTTCCCCCAGATGCCATCCAACCTGCCCCCACCGCCAGCACTGAAGCCCCTCAACTCCCTGCCCAACCAGCACCCTCCCGGtgcccctccaccccccctccagctCATGCCCCAGTCCCTGCCCATGCAGCAGGGACTCCCACCCCAGCCTCCYGTGCTCACTCAGCTGCAGAACCTCCCTGGCAGAGGCAGTCACTCCCACTCCACCCTGCCCTCCTCTGGCCCCTCGGCCTTGCACCCTGTCCCCTCTGCCTCTGCTCCCTCTACCATGGGTCCAGTCCCTGGTCTCCAGCCCKCCTTCTCCTCCATGCCCCTGCGCCCCTCGYCCGGAAACCCCATTGGCATGGGAGGGTCACATGTCCAGATTAAAGAAGAGCCATTGGATGAGTGTGAGCCWGAGAGYCCGCCCCCTCCACCCAGAAGTCCCTCGCCAGAACCTTCGGTTGTCGACATCGCCAGCCACGCTAGCCAATCAGCACG GTTTATCAAACACCTGRACCGTGGCTACAACTCGTGTTCCAGAACAGACCTGTTCTTCACCCCTCTGGCCTCATCCAAGCTGgccaagaagagagaggaggctgtggaGAGATCCAAGAGAGAGGCTGAACACAACgcccgagagagggagagggagaaggacagggagagagagcgggagagggaacgagagaggcaggaagagaaaAATGCT AGAGCGTCCAGCTCGTCCCACGACAGCCGTATGAGTGATGTCCAGATGATCGGCCAGGTCCACATGCGTTCCTCCTTCGAGCAGCCCCCCACCAGCGTGGCGGCCGTCCCCCCTTACATCGGCCCCGACACCCCGGCCCTGCGCACCCTTAGTGAGTACGCCCGACCCCACGTCATGTCCCCCACCAACCGCAACCACCCCTTCTTCGTGTCCCTGTCCCCCGGGGACCCCCTGCTGGCCTACCACATGCCCGGCCTTTACGCCGCCGACCCCAGCATGCGAGAGAGGGAGCTCCGCAACCTCCGAGAGAGGGAGCTCCGCGAGAGGATGAAGCCCGGCTTTGAGGTCAAACCCCCGGAGATGGAGACCATGCATCCATCAGCCAACCCCATGGAGCACTTTGCCCGACATGGAGCCCTGGCCCTGCCTCACATCGCTGGGCCGCCCCACCACCCCTTTGGCCACTTCCATCCGGCCATGCAGAACcacctggagagggagagacaggtgcTGGCCCTGGCCGGGCCCCAGATGCGTCCGGAGCTGAGCTACGCTGAGCGGCTGACTGCCGAGAGGCTCCACGCAGAGAGGATGGCGTCTGTGGCGAACGACCCGGCCGCCAGGCTGCAGATGCTGAATGTGACGCCGCATCACCACCAGCACTCCCACATCCACTCACACCTGCACCTGCACCAGCAGGACCCACTCAACCAAG GTAATGGCCCCCACCCTCTGGATCCCCTGGCTCCAGGGCCCCGCCTGGCCCGCTTCCCCTTCCCCGGAGGCCCCATCCCCAACCCTCTGCTCAACGACCTGCCCCATGACCATGACATGCTGCGACACCCACTGTTTG CCTATGCCGCTGTTGCAGGAGCAGGGTACCCCCGTGAGCTTCAGGGCCCCATYCCACAGATGTCTGCAGCCCACCAGCTCCAGGCCATGCACGCCCAGTCGGCAGAGCTGCAGAGGCTGGCCATGGAGCAGCAGTGGCTGCATGGACACCACCACCTACAACATGGGGGGCCTCTGCCCGGGCAGGAGGATTACTACAG CCGCCTGAAGAAAGAAGGTGACAAGCCATCTTGA